The Zea mays cultivar B73 chromosome 7, Zm-B73-REFERENCE-NAM-5.0, whole genome shotgun sequence DNA segment AATACATTCACGAGCAACCGTAGCCTCCACCATTTTGGGGTAAACCCACAAACCTgtgcatggccggaccgtccgggtctgAGCCTGGACCGTCCGTCCAGCGGCGGCTGGTTCCATCCCTCGCAATGAACCACCGAGATCCACGCCAGGACCAACACACTCGGCGCAAGGGCTAACAGACATGCTCGGGCCATTTGACTATATGCACGAACCGTCCGCGTATCATACCGGACTGTCCGCGTATCATACCGGACTGTCCGCAGAGGAGTACATAGAAAAGGATGCAGGTTGTTACCAGCAATCCTTTTACCAACCTCAACAAAACTTTTCCCTACCACCCACGGTGTGATGCAGTGAAGGAGCCGCTCCTGCAACAAGGTCGTGGATCATTCGGCTctgagccgcggaccgtccgcgctcccgTAGAGACCACCGTCAGAAGTTACACCCCTAGTGTTTGGCCCTAAATCGGAGCCAACATTGTGCGTTCTTGATTTGTGATCAATCATAGGGCAGCAATAGTATTTTCTAAACTTATAAGAGTGAGCAGACAAGCCATAAAATGTGAAGAAAACAGTGGAGGGGCATAAATATCCATTCTATTTTTCGGTATCCATTAAAAATAATCCAAAATATGTAATAAACCGTAGTGCGATACTGGGGTATTTTAAAGCGCAATGAATTTTAGAATATATTAGCGAGTGGCAACGAgagcaaaaaaaaaaaatccCAAAgcgcgcagcagcagcagctctgCTATCCTCTGCTTAGCCTAAGCCCAAAATACTAGCCGGGCCAACTTCTAAGCCTAATTGTGATATAAATGAGCTCTCGTTTTGGGGTCCCAAATGCAAATTCCATTGCAACTTCTAAGCCCAATTGTGGTACAAACTTCACCAATTCCCTCCGTCCCTCCCTCTTTGCTAACCTACGGTTTTTTCCTCCTCAGACCAGGTGCAACGCCTATGTCTGCCGCCGCCCGGAGCATAGCTCCGATGATCGATGGGGGCATCTGCTCTAATTGCAATGGACTCGCGAGCACGCGGGATCGAACCACAACAAAGCTCACGCACGTCTCAAGCAACCAACAGCTCGCCAAACGCAGGTTGAAGGACAAAGGGGATAACCCGCCATCAATCCCCATGTGGCGATGCCACCGCAGTGCCCAAAATCTCGGAGAAATGCGCGATTAAACAACGAAAATGCAACCGATAGATCAAAGTCCGACCAGAAATTAAAAACGAAGGGAGAAATCGCTTCAGGAGAAAAACTACAGAATACCATCAGAATCGGTCGCGTTTGGGTTGCTCCCCATGGCCACGCGGAGCGGCTCGTTGCGCTTGCTCTTGGCGTCTTCGAGGGCCGCTACCGCCACCGCCGCGTCCGGTCCTGTCCTCCTCCTTTCATCCGCGTACTCTGCATGCGCATACACCAAGTATCTAGTAAATGAACTCGATCGATCACATCCCCAGTGTACCCCCAGGACGCCCCGGGCCGGGCCTTCAACGCGCTGCCGCTCTCCGGCGCGCGCGCGTGTCCCTCGCGGAGCGAGGCCGCGCGCTCTACTCGCTCTGCGTGCCGCTCCACCTCACGGTGCGTGCCTCTCCGTCCCTCCTTCCTCCCATCCCAGCTCTCGCGGAGACCAGGTCGTGTGACAGGTTCTTGACTTGGCTCTCTCCCTCCCCTGCCCCTGGTCAAGACGCGGAGGGGAACTGGGACGCGGGCGCCATCGCGGCGGCGGCGGACGACGTGTGCGCCGCGGCCATCATGTCCGTGGAGGGCATCGTCAAGGTCTCCGTCCACTACGACATCTCCTACTTCACACCGGCCAAGCTCCATGTGCGTACACACGACACCGCTCTCCTCTCCAGTTTCTCGCATAAGTCTGTGTCTTTAACACTGGAGTGAGCAGTGAGCGAGAAAAGAAACAATAAGTAGAGGGCATCATGGATGGATGCCAGTCAGTAGAGCATAGTATTGCGGGGTGTTCATGCAGAGTCcaatctttttttctttttctctattCTGATTCTGATCAAATTACTCCTCAGAAGATGAAACTTGTTGTGGACATCTTTCTTTTTCACGGCACACCTTTCACAGAAATCGGGTCTAGTTTGGTGAGCCTGGTCTTTCAAGTAATATCCGCTTTAATTCCTCGGGCACACAGTTAGCATTAGATGCACATTCTTCAGCACAAGGAAGAAAGGTCTCAGGTCCATTCTATTATATCTAGGAAGTAGAGGGCATGCTTCTTTTTGAAGCTTTTGTTTCCCAGAAGCAACACTGTTACTGCTTTCTGGGTAATGGGGGTAACAGTAGGGCAACCAAAGTTTGGTTAGGTTGGAGCAAAGAAGGGTTATGAACCACACTGAAATGTTGTGCGTCCAAGATGAAGTGGAGATGGATGGTCGGGTGGTGGAGCAGAAAGGGCGGAtgacggcggtggcggtggagatcCGGAAGAAGGAATCTGGCGAGCTGGTGGCCATCGGGAGGCAGTGGATGACGGCCTCCAGGCCCAAAGGCGCTACTGCTCATAGCAAGATCTGAACTGAAGCTTCTTCCTTCCTTCCTTCCTTAGGTTTCCTTTCCTACCTCGAAATCTACTTCTCTCGAGTGAATTGAACTGGCTGTAATTACTAATTACTGGGGAAAAGCACGGTTTAGGTTGCTGTGACTTGTCTGCGTATCCGGTTACTGGCACGCCCAGGATCTGGTCTGCGTTGCTGGCATGCCCAGGATCCTCTTGCTGCCGGGCTAGATCAAACTCGCTGAGGCCTGAGGGTTACTACCCATAATTAAAGGCCCTGTTTGTATCCGATAAATCGAAACCAATATCTGAAAATCGAAACAGACAAGGCTTTTGCGGGTACATCTCATAAAAATCCCAATTTCTGAAATACATGACACATCCCAGTCTTAACAAACCACAAAGGCTCAGACACCTAGTCTTAACAAACCTCAAAAGATCAGATGAGTTCTTGGACGCATCTGTCGCTCAAAAAACACCTTTTTAGTAGAAGAAACCTAGAACCCTGCCACCAACATTCTTACGGCGGGCCTCCTCATGGTCCATAATTCCAACATAAGTTGTTAGGACAATGTAGCCAAACTACACACTAGTCAAAGAGGCACATTTTGCATTGGTTTCAGATTGTACAGACAACTCTAATCAGCTTTTGTAGAGACAGCGGACTGGACTAACCTGGCGAGATGGAAGAAGCCTCGTCGTCCATCCCTCGATCTCCTTAACACCTACATCAAATCGTGGGCTAATAACACCACATTTATTCAGCCTGCCATTCAGCTCCATCACGATCTTCCCACCTCTGTGGTCATCAAGGTACTCGAACTCGCTAATGTAGCCTAATATAGAACAATAATAATCAGGGACGTATCCTCAGAATGAAGCAATTCAAATGGGCATAAGGTTGAGGAGGGCTAACCATGGCGCTGCATGACTGTCAGGAACTTGATGATCACCTTGGATGCCGGTCTGATCATGACCTGACGTTTCCCTATCTTTTCAGCATTGTACATGGACTTGAGCGCATCATTGACTACGCTGACCCTCACCATGCTGTCCTTTTACCTGAACAAAGAGATACAGTTGTAAGGGTCTCATGCCGGACACAGGCAAGAATATCAGAGGAAACAACCATTTGCATTTATGTAACACAACCAAAGGTACAAGTAACCATGCCGCTACATCAATGAAAAATGATGTAAAGGTTTGCTTGTTCAGTACAAACATTCATCTAACGAAAAAGACTCATCTGGTGCTATACTAAAAATCATGTAAATAAATGCATTCTAAAGGAGATACCAAGCTTAACCACATGATCATACCGTTGAAAGTTGGTACTCAGAAGAAATGTAACAAAATAGTATGTAGATAATGACCTTGATGTTTCTTTTAATATggtttttgaaagtcgcctagaggggggtgaatagacgaaacctgaatattataactttaaacccgaacttgatccctcgattagcggttagaacaagatgaacacttttcagagtataaaactaagtcctttgcttgcaaagagtattgttttcaaagaatgcggaattaatacaaagcaacacaattgaaaTGTTTaaggagaataatgcaagaggactttagataagaagaggaagaacactagttctttcttgcaaggcgttgcttctatatatgagaatgtaacttgaagcaacacaaaataatattagcaagaaatagtgcaagagaacttagagaggaagaaaacaaacaaatcaaaaGCAATGAGCACAAGAGACACtggttgttttaccgaggttcggttctcgagaacctaatccccgttgaggagtccactaaggacgggtctttttcaaccctttccctctcttcacCGATCACCAAGATCGGCGAGCTCGTCTTATTCTTTGTCAACAAGAGACCGAAGTCtccgcaaggccaaccacaaagataaggggctcttgctagctttacaatgaatgggagtcaaaactccacgctcaaatgatcacaagatgtagcatACACTctttctcaatgaatctcacaaggcactattgctaaactcacacgagtagctctcttttgcttgatctctcttttgtggcacttgtattgcttatggtggtctaaatcttgtgtatgagatagatcaatgaatggaggtggttgggaggacttgaatatgtcaactatatgacttggaatgttgcttggactcccacatctTGAAATGGTCGATtaaggtggtatttatagccaccaaccaaattgtagtcgTTGGGAAGGCTGCTggtgatgggtgcaccggacagtccgatacgccaccggacagtgtctggtgtgccagtcacgttacccaaccgttagggttctgatggtttcgaccgttggagctttgacttcttggggcaccggacagtccggtgccgcaccggacaggcactgttcactgtccggtgcaccttctggcggctgctctgactctgcgcgctctATAGCACTTTTAtaggtgtccgttgcagtcgaccgttgcgctggagccgttgctccgctggcacaccggacagtccggtgacacatcggatagtccggtgaattatagcagagcgactCTCTagcaacccgaaggtggcaagtttgaagtcgtacgaccctaggcaccggacactatccggtgcgccagaccaggtttctcttcggtttcttttgctcctttcttttgaaccctaactttgatctttttatttgtttgtgttgaacctttagcacctgtagaatatataatctagagcaaactagttagtccaattatttgtgttgggcattcaaccaccaaaatcatttagaaaaaggtttaagccccatttccctttcaatctccccctttttggtgattgatgccaacacaaaccaaagcaaatatatataagtgcagaattgaactagtttgcataagacaAGTGCAaatgttacttggaattaaaccaattttataCTTTCATATGATATGCATgaatgctttcttttatttaacattttggaccacatttgcaccacttgttttgtttttacaaattcttttggaaaagcttttcaaagtctttttgcaaatagtcaaaggtatatgaataagatttgcaTGAAGCAttatcaagatttgaaattttctccccctgtttcaaatgcttttcctttgacttaaacaaaacttcccctggAAAAattttctcctcttagtgttcaagagggttttatcaaTTGAGAGAAGATCAAATTATTTTTAGATACCAATGTGAAAAATCCTAATCAATTGAAAaacataccaattttgaaatatgtcaattaaaaattttcgaagggtgtgcggtccttttgctttgggcttaatatttctccccctttggcattaatcgccaaaaacggagtcttttcaCCCCCATTGATAAAAAGAAATATAAGTGAAAGATTAGACCAAttggagagatggcggaataccggcaaagggtaaataataccaatggagttgagtggaagcgttgtctttgctgaatactctatttccctttcaatctgagACTAATACAAGAAATACTtatggaagcacattagtcttagctttggcacacaaagaataagaaatatggatGTGTACcaaaagaaagagatatgatcaaaagatatgtcaattaagcgttatcatagttctatataatatagattgctccccctaaatatgtgccttgagaggaatacatattttggccttaaatgccaaatgcacataatgaggttaatgagaacatatctatatcatatacaatgtgaagtgcattgtgtcataatataagtgtgatgctcacgacagactatgcacttacgaaagcatgttataaacatcttaagcatttacccttaaggatttcaaagatgcttaaggaacctccacctttggaacaaaggtagcttatcctcgttacaagattaagctttaagctctttgataaTAAAACTACTTTACCTAGTTTTAACAAGAATGCATTAATGCAGGAATGAAAATTTtttagaggttaaactaggtatgaagcagggataatgcatagacatgctttctcttccttttatacaagatatgcaaagaatgtataggaagatttaggtacatgtgtaaatgagaggaagtagtttACCCTTATGTGCCTTCatatagagatgctctcttcattgtgttttgtccttagtcttggttacttaagacctatattcaaaacaatatatgaaaatattttgcacaagagagagttctacaactagtgatccttttctaagttatAGCTAtcatatatcaagtagatcacaaattacATAAATTTAtcctgaattctccttttaacttagtgcatatcaagagagatattgattgatagtatatgaggcactaagcaacataagtgttaattgaagttattcattgaataacagatgcgatcaaaagagcAACATAATAATATCAAATAAGCTTAGaataggagaatccagtaaatatgctactttaacaataaaagctacaatccttgataaaagtgaTATTACTTTACCAAATTGGATTGAAATTGAagcagcatacttcatgagaaacttattctcatacttgagactttatgagattactaagagaaaatgttagtcttaataggatcaagatatagaaatggaGCTCCCCCTAAAGGTATGCATCAAGAATTTGAACGCACTTCTCTTTTAAAAAATATTGGAATACTATGACCATCTTGATCAAGGCATGTAATATTTCCAATAATCAACTTATGCCTAGTCTTCTTAACAATCAAAAGGTTTAGaatacttacaaccacaccattgaccatttgaagatcttactgtccaagtgggtgttgttgttcttgatatcttccttttgagtgtcctccctttgtagttgtctctttttcttttcaaacttattgaaaatactcaagaaagataTTAGCAGCACTGAGGAGTATatgatgatttcttttagataagagatataaacaattcatcatccacaaatCACAcatacatgaagtaaaatccttaatattagtgcacatcattagaaaggagaaatttgcaccttttaacatttttaatcaatcataggaaatttacttcttcatattaaaTTTATTAACATAACTTAggagcatatcaatatgagaacatatataGCAAAGATATGAGTTAGAATCTAATAGACTAGTGCACATATGAAAGCAAGATTGTATGCACTTTTAGCCATCTTGAGTTAACTAATGAATCTAATCTTCACACTGGTAGATTAAGATAATTTAGAATAAATATCAATTGAATGAGAACTATTATTGATTGAGAgggtgagttcccatacctttgcttttacctttcttcctttaggTGAAGGGCAACCCTTGATGCTTGTGTCTTTTAATAAATTGAACATGctcttactctcttgtagattttcacaaatatgctcaagagatatgtcattagtaacacaagcactactttccctttttgtaatcattttttagatggaatgaaaagtggattaccaaagcatggaaacttcatagcatgaactagattattccatagatgatgttatgctcagttttaactcataaaataaGCATGGTCAATTTCTTAAGATTATGGGAACaagtctaattcataacatggagagcgatgaatgtataagaatcatgtccaatttaagcaagaagaAATACATTATAAATCAtcggattgatttttcttttcatgttagattacacatttccatagagaaacttattctctctatttgagactacttaggttagatagacaaaagcattagtctcacaattcaAGTCATAAAGAGATATTCCCTTTAGAAGTGTCCtagggatttgaattccttatatgacactttattcttttaagaacttggaatatgTCTCTATGTCTAGACTATGGCAATAATGGGATGATTAGTGTAAACATACAATATGGTACTTacaataatttaaagcatgtagattgccataacaTTGAAATGATGAAAattcaatctaccatatgagaggaactttCTCCAAAGAACGGTGACATAATTTGATAATAttcttaagtgcttcctttttctatgtgactacacaagacacaagagaaatggtaattgaagatacttgcacttaaagacataagtgttaccatcctttggctttcctccatgttgtaggctttggttTTTCCACATAGGATAATCCTTTAATTCCTACAACTTCAATATCttgctcgagatgatatgagtagaTATAATAActcaaaataactttgggtcaatcttaaagataTAGATtattgtaagattgatagcttgagtcaaTATGAATTGAATTGATCCTCTCAAGCAcctccaaagcttcatatcatctctttcccctgcaaagcttgtcaagtatattttggtccccatctcttgatgggtccatcaaggttagtcaacaaagatctaggaacccaaatatCCTTTGTGCCAGCACtttgtaaactcattacctttctagcacaagtttcagttttgggttgcctagttacatatgAATTAATTGACAAGTTAGGAGCAGGATAGTTACCAATAGGACATTCCTTACATTGATGTCCTTTCTtttggcatatgtagcaaaggcgatcttcatgtcttgaagatttcttcttcccTTGTTTCTTGCTGGCTATATGGTTAGTAACTATTTTCTtttctatgcctttttgtttcacaTGGGGACAAGACTTAACTAAATGTCCCTTCTTAGAGTATttgaaacaaagtttatcatccttgtcaaTAATCAAGCCGTTctctttaatatagggacatgacctaatcaagtgcccattttcaaagcattcactacacttcttacttttcttagcgcgaagtgtgacttgatcattaccttggatgttgccttgtatggaggcatggttgaggcttttgacagaggtattttttttcttttgttccttcctcttgacaatcctcaagtccttgacattttcttcaagggattttgtgcatgcctcggttgttcccgtctcaagcttcttcaccatgtgatcactgttatcttgagaaggttgagcagtgcacttcccttttagttgtggcaAGCTCattcttagcctctcattttcttccttgagttcTTGACATGAATCATCTTTtactcctgcaaattctagctcaaaggaagattcgcTTGCTGAcgagcaacaagcattagcacatggtaatacagtttcaatttgaatacatgtgcatgattgAGGTTGctcggattttaagttttctatcacaacctcatgagcaatgtttaacatgatatgatcatccataagattttcatgagaatataGAAGCATATTATGTTTTTCTTGAAAGGCTAAATTTTTTAAGTTTTagcctttctacttggtccttaagtaaggcattcctatttactaattgagtgatacaatataaagagttatcttgctcaattgaaatagtttcatactgtcggcgtttcgaccccggggggtctctagaccgacgagtaaaattgtcgctgcgtgtcccagcccagatgggttggcgtgagatggaacacaaggggggaaaacgcgactcgtgttatcctgcgtccggggggtgcgcttgcagtaggggttacaagcgttcatgagggagggagagagagtgagcccgttcgtcagcccgtcctcccgcacgACGACCCCCCCGCATGAGGgccttggaccttccttttatagatgcaaggagagggtccaggtgtacaatgggggtgtagctatgcgctaatgtgtccgacagagaggtgccagagccctgtgtacatgccaacgtggctgtcggagaggtactAGAGCtctgtgtacgcggtgtcgtggccgtcggaggagcgcttgagccctgtagaagcacagctgtcggggctgctgggaccttgctgacgtctccttgcttccgtagggggctgagaaccgccgtcgtcatagacacacgcggggagccatcattacttgttaccggggcgagcctggatgggacgccggtcttgttcccccgtagcctgagctagctagggggtagggtaatgatgcatcccccgcggcgcggtcggtccgagcccaaggtcgggcgaggcggagactcctcctgaggccgaggccggggttgggcgaggacgcgattcctcccgaggtcgaggttgaggccgagccttagggtcgggcgaggcggagaccaccttccgaggccgaggttgaggctgagccctggggtcgggcgaggcaaagaccaccttccgaggccgaggcgggggctgagccctggggtcgggcgaggtggagatctcctcctgaggtcgaggcccaaggtcgggcgagtcagagcttcctgttgcgcctgaggctggacttagctgttgtcagcctcaccctggcaggtggcacaacagtcgaagaggggcgagcggcgctgtttttctgtcaggtcggtcagtggaagggcgaagtgactacggtcacttcgaccttgccgactgaggcgcgtgtgtcaggataaggtgtcaggcgatcctcacattgaatgcgcctgcgatacggtcggttggtgatgcGAGTTGGCCAAGgtggcttcacaacgaagcctgcccgagctgggcttcgggcgagtcgagggcgtgcccgttgcttgaggaggccctcgggcgaggcgtgaattcgcctgggactactgttcccgcccgaggctgggctcgggcgaggcgagatcgcgtcccttgagtagacgaagccttgacctgaatcgtgcccatcagtctctgcagcttttgccgatggtggttaccagccgtgtttaggagtgttgggggtacccctaattatggtacccgacagtagcccccgagcctcaaagggagtgttggtactcgcttggaggcttttgtcgcacttttttgcaaggggaccggcctttctcggttacactttgttccggtgggtgcgcgcgagcgcacccgccgggtgtagcccccgaggcctcggaggagtggtttgactcctctgaggtcttaatgcctttcgtgatgtctcggccggtctggttgttccctcatgcgatctgattgtagcccgggtgcatggtcaggttccgagtttttaggctggtttgttgacgctgtcaacggtttggccgtagccgggtttgcgagagcagccctcgagcctctgcacggagcgagaggac contains these protein-coding regions:
- the LOC103632212 gene encoding 40S ribosomal protein S15a-1; this translates as MVRVSVVNDALKSMYNAEKIGKRQVMIRPASKVIIKFLTVMQRHGYISEFEYLDDHRGGKIVMELNGRLNKCGVISPRFDVGVKEIEGWTTRLLPSRQFGYIVLTTYVGIMDHEEARRKNVGGRVLGFFY